A stretch of Campylobacter gracilis DNA encodes these proteins:
- a CDS encoding SEL1-like repeat protein: protein MKRYLYLAVIAMFCMGGVFEDADKLYEDGDYFKAIKMWQRSCDGGDTQSCYMLGNLYRFGRNVTQNYQKAANFYQKACDDGDMTGCYELAGLYFEGYGVRQDYQKAASLHQKACDGGNMFSCNLLAISYESGIGVPRDKHKAMVLRQMICDNGDADMCNNLAYLYKNGDKVRQDLQKAESLYKKAAVLYQKKAQINQKKCDEGDLYECQRLADLYLDGRGVEKDFKKAADLYQKACDGGRAAACLTLGDFYKAGNYQKAESLYQSGLNLLKNTCESGDADSCSYLGDLYKNGWQIKQDRSLAKEFYGKACDLAEQIGCDEYKQLNEAELIDDKHGIAPSAP, encoded by the coding sequence ATGAAAAGATATCTTTATCTAGCCGTTATAGCTATGTTTTGTATGGGCGGAGTCTTTGAAGACGCGGACAAGCTCTATGAGGACGGCGATTATTTTAAAGCGATAAAAATGTGGCAGCGCAGCTGCGACGGCGGAGATACGCAAAGCTGCTATATGCTCGGGAACTTATATCGATTCGGCAGGAACGTCACTCAAAACTATCAAAAAGCGGCGAATTTTTATCAAAAAGCCTGCGATGACGGAGATATGACCGGTTGCTATGAGCTTGCAGGACTATACTTTGAAGGCTATGGCGTTAGACAAGATTATCAAAAGGCGGCGAGCCTGCATCAAAAGGCTTGTGACGGCGGCAATATGTTTTCGTGCAATTTGCTTGCAATTTCATACGAATCCGGTATCGGCGTCCCAAGAGACAAGCACAAGGCTATGGTTTTGCGTCAAATGATTTGCGATAACGGTGATGCAGATATGTGCAATAACCTTGCATATTTATATAAAAACGGCGACAAGGTCAGACAGGACTTGCAAAAGGCGGAGAGCCTATATAAAAAAGCGGCTGTTTTGTACCAAAAGAAGGCTCAAATAAATCAAAAGAAATGCGATGAAGGCGACTTATATGAGTGCCAGCGCCTAGCGGATCTATATTTAGACGGCAGGGGCGTAGAGAAGGATTTCAAAAAGGCTGCGGATTTATACCAAAAGGCTTGTGATGGCGGCAGGGCGGCGGCGTGCTTGACTCTGGGAGACTTTTACAAAGCAGGTAATTACCAAAAAGCAGAAAGCCTATATCAAAGCGGGCTAAATTTGCTTAAAAATACTTGCGAGAGCGGGGATGCGGACTCGTGTAGTTATCTCGGGGATTTATACAAAAATGGATGGCAAATTAAACAAGATAGATCCTTAGCAAAAGAATTTTACGGGAAAGCATGCGATTTAGCAGAACAGATCGGCTGTGACGAATACAAGCAATTAAACGAAGCAGAACTCATCGATGATAAGCACGGCATCGCACCGAGCGCGCCTTAA
- a CDS encoding RNA degradosome polyphosphate kinase has product MQTQNNFINRELSWLRFNTRVLEQCKKDIPLIEKLKFLAIYSTNLDEFYMIRVAGLKQLFTAGVITSGDDEMTPLEQLRAIRSYLRNEQTELEQQYFGIQKELCKNGLFIKSYDELQPELKPVADEFFFSQIMPVIVPIAVDATHPFPHLNNLSFSLAVKLCDEGAPESVHFGMIRIPRVIPRFVQVAQNTYVPIGTIVKRHAEEIFPGYKLISSAAFRVTRNADIVIEEEEADDFMMILEAGLKLRRKGAFVRLQIEKDADAELLEFLNSHLKIFYKDIYECAVPLTLDGLWEIASNKDFSFLAHPQYLPKTLPPFNENTSVMSAMEKEDILLIHPYESFDPVQKLIKEAAKDPKVISIRMTLYRVEKNSPIVQSLIEAASDGKQVTVMVELKARFDEENNLHWAKALEDAGAHVIYGITGFKVHAKVTQIIKKEDGKLKFYIHLGTGNYNGSSAKIYTDVSFFTCGDRFDKDTTNFFHILSGYNKNRKLDNLAMSPMQIKERLLAMIKNEEKKGSAGRIIAKMNALVDGDMIKALYKASAAGVKIDLIVRGICCLRPALKGVSENIRVISIVGKYLEHARIFYFAHAQPSLYIASADWMPRNLERRLELMSPIYNENLQNKLKEILKLQLSDNELAFELQSSGEYRKIVPKKGEDKIDDQEFLEIYFNKIYKNIRKHDESGTALTKLLKES; this is encoded by the coding sequence ATGCAAACACAAAATAATTTTATAAACCGCGAACTAAGCTGGCTACGCTTCAATACACGCGTGCTGGAACAATGCAAAAAGGATATCCCGCTAATTGAAAAATTAAAATTTCTAGCGATTTACAGCACGAATTTAGACGAATTTTATATGATCCGCGTGGCGGGTCTGAAGCAGCTTTTTACCGCCGGCGTTATAACCAGCGGCGATGACGAGATGACGCCTCTTGAGCAGCTACGCGCGATCCGCTCCTATCTAAGAAACGAACAAACCGAGCTTGAGCAGCAGTATTTCGGCATCCAAAAGGAGCTTTGCAAAAACGGGCTTTTTATCAAAAGCTACGACGAGCTACAGCCCGAGCTAAAGCCGGTGGCGGATGAGTTTTTTTTCTCGCAGATAATGCCCGTCATCGTCCCGATCGCAGTTGATGCGACCCATCCTTTCCCGCATCTAAACAATCTCAGCTTCTCCCTTGCGGTCAAGCTCTGCGATGAGGGCGCGCCCGAGTCGGTACATTTTGGAATGATTAGAATCCCACGCGTGATCCCGCGCTTCGTGCAGGTCGCGCAAAACACCTACGTGCCGATCGGCACTATCGTAAAGCGCCACGCGGAGGAAATTTTCCCCGGCTATAAGCTCATCAGCTCCGCAGCCTTCCGCGTCACGCGAAACGCCGACATCGTGATCGAAGAGGAGGAAGCGGACGATTTTATGATGATCTTAGAAGCGGGGCTTAAGCTGCGCCGTAAAGGGGCTTTTGTGCGGCTTCAGATCGAAAAGGATGCCGATGCCGAGCTTTTAGAATTTCTAAATTCCCATCTTAAAATTTTTTACAAAGATATATATGAATGCGCCGTGCCGCTTACGCTGGACGGGCTTTGGGAGATCGCTTCCAATAAGGATTTTTCCTTTCTAGCCCATCCTCAGTATCTGCCAAAGACGCTGCCCCCCTTTAACGAAAACACCTCCGTTATGAGCGCGATGGAGAAGGAGGATATCCTGCTGATCCATCCTTACGAGAGCTTCGATCCTGTCCAAAAACTCATCAAAGAGGCCGCCAAAGATCCAAAGGTCATCTCGATCCGTATGACGCTATATCGCGTGGAGAAAAACTCCCCGATCGTCCAGAGCCTGATCGAGGCCGCAAGCGACGGTAAGCAGGTAACGGTGATGGTCGAGCTTAAGGCGAGGTTTGATGAGGAAAACAACCTGCACTGGGCGAAGGCTCTCGAAGACGCCGGCGCGCACGTCATCTACGGTATCACGGGCTTTAAAGTCCATGCCAAAGTAACCCAGATCATCAAAAAAGAGGACGGCAAGTTAAAATTTTATATCCACCTAGGCACGGGCAACTACAACGGCTCGAGCGCTAAAATTTACACCGACGTGAGCTTTTTTACCTGCGGCGACCGCTTCGATAAGGACACGACGAATTTCTTCCACATCCTCTCGGGCTACAACAAAAACCGCAAACTTGACAACCTCGCTATGTCGCCGATGCAGATCAAAGAGCGACTCCTGGCGATGATAAAAAACGAGGAGAAAAAAGGCTCTGCCGGCAGGATCATCGCTAAGATGAACGCTCTTGTCGACGGCGATATGATCAAGGCGCTGTATAAAGCAAGCGCCGCGGGCGTAAAGATCGATCTCATCGTGCGCGGCATCTGCTGCTTGCGCCCGGCGCTTAAGGGCGTTAGCGAAAATATCCGCGTGATCTCGATCGTCGGAAAATACCTGGAGCACGCTAGAATTTTTTACTTCGCGCACGCCCAGCCCAGCCTATACATCGCGAGCGCGGATTGGATGCCGCGAAATTTGGAGCGCAGACTGGAGCTGATGAGCCCGATTTACAATGAAAATCTGCAAAACAAACTCAAAGAAATTTTAAAACTTCAGCTAAGCGATAACGAGCTTGCATTCGAGCTACAAAGCAGCGGCGAGTACCGAAAGATTGTGCCGAAAAAGGGCGAAGATAAGATCGACGATCAGGAATTTTTAGAAATTTATTTCAATAAAATTTATAAAAATATCCGCAAACACGATGAAAGCGGCACGGCGCTAACTAAGCTTTTGAAAGAGAGCTAG
- a CDS encoding tetratricopeptide repeat protein gives MKALFFILVSALFLKAASVSEIYSLGAPACDTYDLNLKKCSNGDGEACYLVALILNNKSCARKNDDLALEFFEKSCSFGCAKDCIFMGQAYSLTSLDEKHAKIKTYYERACELDAKFCDDYGLLYFYGEGVKKDELAAKEYFKKSCDAGNPAGCGHFATSLNRENENINKVMKFYEIGCNGEHYPSCYAYGLLLWAKVDKNKGKNFCKKACDKGNIKEACKWVLDMSEEEEEQILYLKRYLKLGCKDGNAQMCKDLGKIGN, from the coding sequence ATGAAAGCACTATTTTTTATACTCGTATCGGCTCTGTTTTTGAAAGCCGCGAGCGTAAGCGAAATTTATTCTCTAGGGGCGCCTGCGTGCGATACTTACGATTTAAATTTAAAGAAATGCAGTAACGGCGACGGCGAAGCATGCTATTTGGTGGCTTTAATTCTAAATAATAAATCTTGCGCACGAAAAAACGACGATTTGGCATTGGAATTTTTTGAAAAATCATGCAGTTTTGGATGTGCCAAAGACTGCATTTTTATGGGGCAAGCGTATTCGCTTACTTCTTTGGACGAAAAACACGCGAAAATCAAGACATATTACGAAAGAGCTTGCGAGCTAGACGCGAAATTTTGCGACGATTACGGGCTTTTATATTTTTACGGCGAGGGCGTAAAAAAGGATGAGCTTGCGGCAAAAGAGTATTTTAAAAAATCCTGCGATGCGGGAAATCCCGCAGGATGCGGGCACTTTGCCACATCGTTAAACAGAGAGAATGAGAATATAAATAAGGTTATGAAATTTTATGAAATCGGCTGCAACGGAGAGCATTACCCTTCGTGCTACGCTTACGGACTGCTGTTGTGGGCTAAAGTAGATAAAAATAAAGGCAAAAATTTTTGCAAGAAGGCTTGCGACAAGGGTAATATAAAGGAGGCGTGCAAATGGGTGCTTGATATGAGCGAGGAAGAGGAAGAGCAAATTTTATATTTGAAGCGGTATTTAAAGCTGGGCTGCAAAGACGGCAATGCGCAAATGTGCAAGGATTTAGGAAAAATAGGGAATTAG
- a CDS encoding SEL1-like repeat protein, whose protein sequence is MRSISVIFLLIMILSCPLSAKSTAEEQNLYNECNKGNGKYSSCTKLIEILSKKCDSGDMEKCDDLGYVMGLELGMREAAFVPLEKSCKAGIAASCFNLGIHDIGLRGNVKRAAHNYAIACEKYSEHLEKERIFKLKSCALKVALENCLRDEEEHDPVKCAKKVFWEISDKYDANSTKE, encoded by the coding sequence ATGAGAAGTATTAGCGTTATATTCTTATTGATTATGATATTGTCGTGTCCATTATCTGCCAAATCTACGGCAGAGGAACAAAATCTTTATAACGAATGCAATAAAGGAAACGGCAAATATAGCTCGTGTACTAAACTAATAGAAATTTTATCTAAAAAATGCGATAGCGGCGATATGGAAAAATGCGATGATTTGGGCTATGTTATGGGTTTAGAGCTCGGTATGCGAGAAGCGGCTTTTGTGCCCTTGGAGAAATCTTGTAAGGCGGGTATCGCAGCCTCTTGTTTTAACCTAGGAATTCATGATATAGGTTTAAGAGGTAATGTCAAAAGAGCGGCACATAACTACGCTATAGCTTGCGAAAAATATTCAGAGCATCTAGAAAAAGAAAGAATATTTAAACTAAAATCTTGCGCGCTGAAGGTGGCTTTAGAAAACTGCTTACGAGATGAGGAGGAACACGATCCCGTAAAGTGTGCGAAAAAAGTCTTTTGGGAAATAAGTGATAAATACGACGCAAATTCAACCAAGGAGTAA